From a single Phragmites australis chromosome 7, lpPhrAust1.1, whole genome shotgun sequence genomic region:
- the LOC133924741 gene encoding uncharacterized protein LOC133924741, with the protein MFSSMMAKKRYKQHSKSETIQVGCMSGLIRMLDFRRNPKLLSDGRVKTDPKASEDIHVNISANNEKSRRVELIYSGRASIKTLMEEEMNSSTQLLKQAQRNATGICSEDIDLNLAVSLMEIYRNHSEGQDISNSIEAGHTSISTNKENNSDPPAHLNQIPSSIQRALEDVAEAVIRHQSANTKYTTDSGEVRSKEFVDALQSLSSNKELFLMLMQDPSSRLLECLQNLYMSLGSTKLGCEEYDEESELQGMTNSLEQSVTSPSKVERRHNSFLKEDKLVMRKPPKLNDNSRGLSRIVILKPTPARSQSSLISSSATSSSLSNHTNLQIQEVSDKSDRHFSLRELKRRLRLAVSDNQKDHQLNSMSSTFHKAEADSSKQLPVSSMSVSLASTDSSDSKGAEEPSIVDKKTVPEDSGSGTRNDVTHGVGSFSYQKAKMYLIDRLNNQGEDSSQIVHKSESLERLISLPESGTFSPSRCPQEENVSLSHEATNPLDLHTIEQEDSSASPNPTELYLETESANTINLANNTLVELKVYHGNHQLTEGAISQELSTEGVKIMPDTVGNLPLCAEIETSRESVGEKVSDQCPSEEPQSMNVLPEVALHSPDDPVNEQENHCPSEVVELVKPSVLTFPYSPENTNDREEKLSPQSVLDSVVGDITSPRHKTQKRDELFMPTSRALFKEHGTRSASPTLWNGPKVAILDYKDARVSFIKAVLEASKLSSEDNSWRWCTEESLLDISVLAEVGNLYCLTDDAVLLFDCVEEVILEIRDKFFGVDPWVAFLKHNVRPAPVGRNLVQEVAKCIDALVSNEFPNTLDKVIMKDLESGSWMDLRRYAESVVIELWDGLLDDLLEEMVFDLWLQDCNAV; encoded by the exons ATGTTCTCATCTATGATGGCAAAGAAGCGTTACAAACAGCATTCCAAGTCTGAAACAATCCAGGTGGGCTGTATGTCTGGGCTGATTCGCATGCTTGATTTCCGTCGCAATCCAAAACTTCTTTCAGATGGGAGAG TCAAAACAGATCCAAAAGCTTCTGAAGATATCCATGTAAACATATCTGCTAAT AATGAAAAAAGCCGTAGGGTTGAATTGATTTATTCTGGTAGGGCAAGTATTAAAACTTTGATGGAAGAAGAGATGAACAGCAGCACACAGCTCTTGAAGCAAGCACAAAGAAATGCAACTGGCATATGCTCTGAAGATATTGATCTAAACTTGGCTGTGAGTCTCATGGAAATTTACAGAAATCATAGTGAAGGCCAAGATATTAGCAATTCAATTGAAGCAGGTCATACTTCCATTTCGACTAACAAAGAGAACAATAGTGATCCTCCTGCTCATCTCAATCAGATCCCTTCTAGTATTCAGAGAGCACTAGAAGATGTTGCTGAAGCGGTAATAAGACATCAATCTGCAAATACAAAATACACAACCGACAGTGGTGAAGTTAGGTCCAAAGAATTTGTTGATGCACTACAGTCACTGAGCTCAAATAAGGAGTTGTTTCTGATGCTTATGCAAGACCCAAGCTCTAGGTTGTTAGAATGTCTCCAGAACCTTTACATGTCACTAGGAAGTACCAAGTTAGGATGTGAAGAATATGATGAAGAATCTGAGTTGCAAGGAATGACAAATAGTCTAGAGCAGTCTGTGACTTCTCCAAGTAAAGTGGAAAGAAGGCATAATTCTTTCTTGAAGGAGGATAAGTTAGTCATGAGGAAACCACCAAAGTTAAATGATAATTCTCGTGGCCTGAGCAGAATAGTAATCTTGAAGCCAACTCCTGCAAGAAGTCAAAGCAGTCTTATCTCAAGTAGTGCAACTTCGTCATCACTATCAAATCATACTAATTTGCAAATTCAGGAAGTCAGTGATAAATCTGATCGCCATTTCTCCCTCAGAGAGCTTAAAAGGAGGCTAAGGCTTGCCGTTAGCGACAATCAGAAGGATCACCAGTTGAACTCGATGAGTAGTACTTTCCATAAAGCTGAAGCTGATTCTAGCAAACAGCTTCCAGTCTCAAGTATGTCGGTGAGTTTGGCAAGTACAGATTCTTCTGACAGCAAGGGGGCTGAGGAACCATCTATAGTTGACAAGAAAACAGTCCCAGAAGATAGTGGAAGTGGCACGAGAAATGATGTTACTCATGGTGTCGGCTCATTCTCCTATCAAAAAGCTAAAATGTATCTAATTGATAGACTGAACAATCAAGGAGAAGACAGTTCTCAGATTGTACATAAATCTGAATCTTTGGAGAGATTAATTTCATTACCAGAGAGTGGTACATTTTCTCCAAGTCGTTGCCCTCAAGAGGAAAATGTTAGCCTATCACATGAAGCTACAAATCCATTGGACTTGCATACAATTGAGCAAGAGGATAGTTCAGCCAGTCCTAACCCTACAGAGCTGTACTTGGAGACAGAATCGGCCAACACCATAAACTTAGCTAACAACACATTGGTTGAGCTCAAGGTATATCATGGAAACCATCAACTAACTGAGGGCGCCATCTCCCAGGAGTTAAGCACTGAAG GGGTTAAGATCATGCCTGATACAGTGGGGAACCTACCACTCTGTGCTGAGATTGAAACTTCACGGGAAAGTGTGGGAGAAAAAGTTTCAGATCAA TGTCCCTCGGAGGAACCACAATCCATGAATGTGTTACCAGAAGTGGCCCTGCATTCTCCAGATGACCCCGTTAATGAACAAGAGAACCATTGTCCATCAGAAGTTGTCGAATTAGTCAAGCCATCTGTATTGACATTTCCTTACTCCCCGGAGAATACTAATGACAGAGAGGAGAAATTGAGTCCACAATCCGTTCTTGATTCTGTCGTAGGAGATATTACCAGTCCCAGACACAAAACCCAAAAGCGAG ATGAGTTGTTCATGCCTACTTCAAGAGCTCTGTTCAAAGAACATGGCACTCGTTCAGCATCCCCAACTTTGTGGAATGGACCAAAAGTAGCTATTTTGGATTATAAAGACGCAAGGGTTTCCTTCATCAAGGCCGTGCTCGAAGCGTCAAAATTGTCGTCTGAGGACAATTCATGGAGATGGTGCACGGAAGAGTCACTGCTTGACATATCTGTATTGGCTGAAGTAGGAAATTTGTACTGCCTGACAGACGATGCAGTGCTTCTGTTTGATTGTGTGGAAGAAGTTATTCTCGAGATAAGGGACAAGTTCTTTGGTGTTGACCCTTGGGTTGCTTTTCTGAAACACAATGTGAGACCAGCTCCAGTAGGAAGAAATCTCGTTCAAGAGGTGGCCAAGTGCATCGATGCTCTTGTCAGTAATGAATTTCCAAATACTTTAGATAAGGTGATAATGAAAGACTTGGAAAGCGGGTCGTGGATGGATCTTCGGCGCTATGCCGAAAGCGTTGTAATTGAGTTGTGGGATGGTTTGCTTGATGACTTACTGGAGGAAATGGTTTTTGATTTGTGGCTTCAAGACTGTAATGCTGTGTAG
- the LOC133924742 gene encoding rop guanine nucleotide exchange factor 3-like isoform X2: METPSSTCDEGSEVDARSHSDFDDLDRPRGHCREASSDVSSECSGEPGSPYGSPYPRWPVCTLAARMPQPPLLKRLSTTRRGCGVRDRKAGDGELQLIKERFSKLLLGEDMSGSGKGVSTSVAISNAITNLYATVFGSCHRLEPLPAEKKSMWRHGMDCLLSVCDYIVEFFPSKEILPDGTTREVMATRPRSDIYVNLPALEKLDDMLLEILDSFQKTEFWYVNDKGHKDDSAATPCRPVNHRGEDKWWLPVPCVAKPGLTEPARRDLQQKRDCAIQIHKAAMAINNGALAEIRIPDLYKQALPKCGRASVGDLIYRHMSFPGKFSPEYLLDCLEISSEHEALEAADRVEAAMHVWRRKASQSHSRSPWSAVKDLMESDKNVMLASRAEDVLLCLKQRFPGLSQTTLDASKIQYNKDVGQAILESYSRVLESLAYNIVTCIDDVLFADEAARKIA; encoded by the exons ATGGAGACCCCGTCGTCGACGTGCGACGAGGGCTCGGAGGTCGACGCGCGCTCGCACTCCGACTTTGACGACCTGGACCGACCGCGGGGCCACTGCCGGGAGGCCTCCTCCGACGTGTCCTCCGAGTGCAGCGGGGAGCCCGGGAGCCCGTACGGCTCGCCTTACCCGCGCTGGCCGGTATGCACGCTCGCCGCGCGGATGCCGCAGCCGCCGCTGCTGAAGAGGCTCAGCACGACGCGGCGCGGCTGCGGCGTGCGTGACAGGAAGGCCGGCGACGGTG AGCTGCAGCTAATAAAAGAGAGGTTCTCGAAGCTTCTCCTGGGGGAGGACATGTCGGGGAGCGGAAAGGGGGTCTCCACCTCCGTTGCCATCTCCAACGCCATCACCAACCTCTATG CGACTGTTTTTGGGAGCTGCCACAGGCTGGAGCCCCTGCCGGCGGAGAAGAAGTCCATGTGGCGACACGGGATGGACTGCCTGCTCTCTGTCTGCGACTACATCGTCGAGTTCTTCCCATCCAAGGAGATCTTGCCCGACGGCACTACCCGAGAG GTGATGGCGACCAGGCCGAGGTCCGACATCTACGTCAACCTCCCCGCCCTCGAGAAACTCGATGACATGTTGCTT GAGATTCTGGACAGCTTTCAGAAGACTGAATTTTGGTATGTGAACGACAAGGGGCATAAAGATGACTCCGCCGCGACGCCGTGCCGTCCGGTGAACCACCGCGGAGAGGACAAGTGGTGGCTGCCCGTGCCGTGCGTCGCTAAGCCCGGGCTGACGGAGCCGGCGCGGCGAGACCTGCAGCAGAAGCGTGACTGCGCGATCCAGATCCACAAGGCGGCCATGGCCATCAACAATGGCGCTCTTGCGGAGATACGTATTCCTGACCTGTACAAGCAAGCACTACCCAAG TGCGGGCGGGCGAGCGTGGGGGACTTGATCTACCGGCACATGTCGTTCCCAGGCAAGTTCTCGCCGGAGTACCTCCTCGACTGCCTGGAGATCTCGTCGGAGCACGAGGCCCTCGAGGCGGCCGACCGCGTGGAGGCGGCGATGCACGTGTGGCGGCGGAAGGCGAGCCAGAGCCACTCGAGGTCACCCTGGAGCGCGGTCAAGGACCTGATGGAGTCCGACAAGAACGTGATGCTGGCGAGTCGCGCCGAGGACGTCCTGCTCTGCCTCAAGCAGCGCTTTCCCGGTCTCTCGCAGACCACGCTCGATGCCAGCAAGATCCAGTACAACAAG GATGTTGGGCAGGCAATCCTGGAGAGCTACTCGAGGGTGCTGGAGAGCCTGGCGTACAACATCGTTACGTGTATAGATGACGTTCTCTTCGCCGACGAGGCCGCCAGAAAGATAGCATGA
- the LOC133924742 gene encoding rop guanine nucleotide exchange factor 3-like isoform X1 translates to METPSSTCDEGSEVDARSHSDFDDLDRPRGHCREASSDVSSECSGEPGSPYGSPYPRWPVCTLAARMPQPPLLKRLSTTRRGCGVRDRKAGDGELQLIKERFSKLLLGEDMSGSGKGVSTSVAISNAITNLYATVFGSCHRLEPLPAEKKSMWRHGMDCLLSVCDYIVEFFPSKEILPDGTTREVMATRPRSDIYVNLPALEKLDDMLLEILDSFQKTEFWYVNDKGHKDDSAATPCRPVNHRGEDKWWLPVPCVAKPGLTEPARRDLQQKRDCAIQIHKAAMAINNGALAEIRIPDLYKQALPKVNIKSFDDKDCNSLASLNLENSEFRFQCGRASVGDLIYRHMSFPGKFSPEYLLDCLEISSEHEALEAADRVEAAMHVWRRKASQSHSRSPWSAVKDLMESDKNVMLASRAEDVLLCLKQRFPGLSQTTLDASKIQYNKDVGQAILESYSRVLESLAYNIVTCIDDVLFADEAARKIA, encoded by the exons ATGGAGACCCCGTCGTCGACGTGCGACGAGGGCTCGGAGGTCGACGCGCGCTCGCACTCCGACTTTGACGACCTGGACCGACCGCGGGGCCACTGCCGGGAGGCCTCCTCCGACGTGTCCTCCGAGTGCAGCGGGGAGCCCGGGAGCCCGTACGGCTCGCCTTACCCGCGCTGGCCGGTATGCACGCTCGCCGCGCGGATGCCGCAGCCGCCGCTGCTGAAGAGGCTCAGCACGACGCGGCGCGGCTGCGGCGTGCGTGACAGGAAGGCCGGCGACGGTG AGCTGCAGCTAATAAAAGAGAGGTTCTCGAAGCTTCTCCTGGGGGAGGACATGTCGGGGAGCGGAAAGGGGGTCTCCACCTCCGTTGCCATCTCCAACGCCATCACCAACCTCTATG CGACTGTTTTTGGGAGCTGCCACAGGCTGGAGCCCCTGCCGGCGGAGAAGAAGTCCATGTGGCGACACGGGATGGACTGCCTGCTCTCTGTCTGCGACTACATCGTCGAGTTCTTCCCATCCAAGGAGATCTTGCCCGACGGCACTACCCGAGAG GTGATGGCGACCAGGCCGAGGTCCGACATCTACGTCAACCTCCCCGCCCTCGAGAAACTCGATGACATGTTGCTT GAGATTCTGGACAGCTTTCAGAAGACTGAATTTTGGTATGTGAACGACAAGGGGCATAAAGATGACTCCGCCGCGACGCCGTGCCGTCCGGTGAACCACCGCGGAGAGGACAAGTGGTGGCTGCCCGTGCCGTGCGTCGCTAAGCCCGGGCTGACGGAGCCGGCGCGGCGAGACCTGCAGCAGAAGCGTGACTGCGCGATCCAGATCCACAAGGCGGCCATGGCCATCAACAATGGCGCTCTTGCGGAGATACGTATTCCTGACCTGTACAAGCAAGCACTACCCAAGGTAAATATCAAGTCTTTTGATGACAAGGATTGCAATTCATTAGCATCGCTGAATCTTGAAAATTCTGAATTCCGATTTCAGTGCGGGCGGGCGAGCGTGGGGGACTTGATCTACCGGCACATGTCGTTCCCAGGCAAGTTCTCGCCGGAGTACCTCCTCGACTGCCTGGAGATCTCGTCGGAGCACGAGGCCCTCGAGGCGGCCGACCGCGTGGAGGCGGCGATGCACGTGTGGCGGCGGAAGGCGAGCCAGAGCCACTCGAGGTCACCCTGGAGCGCGGTCAAGGACCTGATGGAGTCCGACAAGAACGTGATGCTGGCGAGTCGCGCCGAGGACGTCCTGCTCTGCCTCAAGCAGCGCTTTCCCGGTCTCTCGCAGACCACGCTCGATGCCAGCAAGATCCAGTACAACAAG GATGTTGGGCAGGCAATCCTGGAGAGCTACTCGAGGGTGCTGGAGAGCCTGGCGTACAACATCGTTACGTGTATAGATGACGTTCTCTTCGCCGACGAGGCCGCCAGAAAGATAGCATGA